The DNA sequence ATCCGTGACCTACCGGATCGAACTGAAGCCCGCTGCTGTACGTGACCTCAAAAACGTTGCCAGGACCGATCAAAAGCGTATTGCCCGCAGGATCAATGCTCTGGCAGCGGACCCTCGCCCGCGCGGGTCACAAAAACTCAAACAGGCGCAAGA is a window from the Candidatus Neomarinimicrobiota bacterium genome containing:
- a CDS encoding type II toxin-antitoxin system RelE/ParE family toxin, translated to MTYRIELKPAAVRDLKNVARTDQKRIARRINALAADPRPRGSQKLKQAQDLRRIIAGDYRILYQIQDKNSLVVIARIRHRREVYQQL